Proteins encoded in a region of the Natator depressus isolate rNatDep1 chromosome 25, rNatDep2.hap1, whole genome shotgun sequence genome:
- the LSM7 gene encoding U6 snRNA-associated Sm-like protein LSm7 isoform X2, with amino-acid sequence MADKEKKKKESILDLSKYIDKTIRVKFQGGREDPDDQYKLTEDTRQLGLVVCRGTSVVLICPQDGMEAIPNPFIQQQEG; translated from the exons ATGGCG GataaagagaagaagaagaaagagagcaTCTTGGATCTCTCAAAATACATTGACAAAACAATTCGAGTAAAATTCCAAGGTGGGAGGGAAG ATCCAGATGACCAATACAAACTAACAGAGGATACCCGTCAGCTGGGACTGGTGGTTTGCAGAGGAACATCTGTGGTTCTTATTTGTCCACAAGATGGAATGGAAGCTATTCCAAACCCTTTCATTCAGCAGCAGGAGGGCTAA
- the LOC141977848 gene encoding kelch-like protein 21 has translation MDCAQEPEGLRLQAEPVPDTTLEIGQRLFQVNRGALSLHSRYFEAMFFGGTRESAEHHIVIRGVDAETFQVLLEFTHTAKVLITLHNVTRLLETADFLQFERVKRMCEKFLERELHVSNCLSLMAYAQCFACPELHASALSVALTHWTEVTSQEEFETLPKEMLLQLLQNDDLFVPREDVVFDTVMKWVTQDPASREEAFLDLVGQVRVTFLSVSFLDILVKQSKRPGEKDTSARLLKKLDSCPPLSWRNMELSSCTSRSYETLYVLGGKHDKEQQELFQFQPKSGTWHLCSPLQRRNLIQYAVAAFGKCWCPLSSRNQHGNGRFAPFFIKTSPLVSA, from the coding sequence ATGGACTGTGCGCAGGAACCAGAAGGGCTGAGACTTCAGGCAGAACCAGTTCCTGACACCACTCTTGAGATTGGACAGAGACTTTTCCAGGTCAACCGTGGTGCACTCTCTCTCCACAGTCGCTATTTTGAGGCCATGTTTTTTGGGGGCACTAGAGAGAGCGCCGAACACCACATAGTGATCAGAGGAGTAGATGCAGAGACTTTCCAAGTGCTTCTCGAGTTCACTCACACAGCGAAGGTACTCATAACTCTGCACAATGTCACTCGCCTGCTGGAAACAGCTGACTTCCTCCAGTTTGAGAGAGTGAAAAGGATGTGCGAGAAGTTCCTGGAGAGGGAACTGCACGTTTCCAATTGTCTGAGCCTGATGGCCTATGCCCAATGCTTCGCCTGTCCAGAGCTTCATGCATCAGCTCTCAGTGTGGCTCTCACGCACTGGACGGAAGTGACTTCTCAGGAAGAATTTGAGACACTTCCCAAAGAAATGTTGCTCCAGCTCCTGCAAAATGATGACCTCTTTGTTCCCCGAGAGGATGTGGTTTTTGATACTGTGATGAAATGGGTTACGCAGGACCCAGCATCTAGGGAGGAGGCCTTCTTGGACTTGGTGGGGCAGGTCAGAGTAACCTTCCTGAGTGTCTCTTTCCTCGATATCTTGGTGAAACAAAGCAAACGCCCTGGAGAGAAGGATACTTCTGCCAGGCTGCTAAAGAAGTTAGACAGCTGCCCTCCACTCAGCTGGAGGAACATGGAGCTGTCTTCGTGCACCAGCAGGAGCTATGAGACCCTATATGTTCTGGGAGGGAAGCATGACAAGGAGCAGCAAGAATTGTTTCAGTTTCAACCTAAATCTGGCACCTGGCATCTTTGCTCCCCACTGCAACGCAGGAACCTCATCCAGTACGCAGTGGCAGCA
- the LSM7 gene encoding U6 snRNA-associated Sm-like protein LSm7 isoform X1 has protein sequence MADKEKKKKESILDLSKYIDKTIRVKFQGGREASGVLKGFDPLLNLVLDGTIEYMRDPDDQYKLTEDTRQLGLVVCRGTSVVLICPQDGMEAIPNPFIQQQEG, from the exons ATGGCG GataaagagaagaagaagaaagagagcaTCTTGGATCTCTCAAAATACATTGACAAAACAATTCGAGTAAAATTCCAAGGTGGGAGGGAAG CTAGCGGAGTCTTGAAAGGATTTGACCCTCTTCTAAACCTTGTGCTTGATGGCACTATTGAATATATGAGAG ATCCAGATGACCAATACAAACTAACAGAGGATACCCGTCAGCTGGGACTGGTGGTTTGCAGAGGAACATCTGTGGTTCTTATTTGTCCACAAGATGGAATGGAAGCTATTCCAAACCCTTTCATTCAGCAGCAGGAGGGCTAA